From Mycoplasma sp. 2045, a single genomic window includes:
- a CDS encoding MSC_0620 family F1-like ATPase-associated subunit, giving the protein MKIRRWLKLGAISSSLVLPLSVISATTNENETASNTTETEKEPVANFPETKEMQKNIFNEKLPLVLEEYIKKLELEVADYEKQNLAEPNIEHLKRITYYKKFVNYLKAQKDQIVSNPIENGFNIIFPNLLTNETYKLGDITYFKNDFGPLMIGEATPDNYEKVSAIDTEGKVAIPEDAKVINNQLTQSAILNQINSYIESLSSSWRDILLEKEDFPKYAKDEEVFKVLDDNAKLDLNVPKGFETWDAYFLSVLNKRTMKFDIEKNQEFNEVEEPTLPILPEEKIEEDPIVVSVAEENVPRLSPILTGDYINASNAELISLVNSQNAKFNNEAVFFFNPLLKLLKYNVTGLREEDGKLIATITLTNTSDEKQTSYEREVTRYSDSQYAQSMQVVNNAIESSMLGYYDALGITKDLVFEKLGNRKLQEIVFDQIFVAVKIINNQQFSNIINDAVEYYKDVTFKNDKGDLINLSLSEDSKDAFTNSIHAQTIKGRTYFNLLTSAYKDLYSEFSKQISVPEIKSVIEANLNSFNFTFSDVNEALSTLRDLILDLDRIEQVSTFKNQQFQTFNVKLEQVQKQFINLGIVTQNKNITNESENIRAQYQKAYNELILKENLQSTKNTNIVLITIGTLITLLLIGTIIISSLNKNKANLK; this is encoded by the coding sequence AACAGAAAAAGAACCTGTTGCTAATTTTCCTGAAACAAAGGAAATGCAAAAAAACATTTTCAATGAAAAATTACCATTAGTCCTTGAAGAGTATATTAAAAAGCTTGAATTAGAAGTAGCAGATTATGAAAAGCAAAATTTAGCAGAACCAAATATTGAACATTTAAAAAGAATTACTTACTATAAAAAGTTTGTAAATTATTTAAAGGCTCAAAAAGATCAAATAGTTTCAAATCCAATTGAAAATGGATTTAACATCATTTTTCCTAATTTACTTACAAATGAAACTTACAAATTAGGAGACATTACTTACTTTAAAAATGATTTTGGACCACTTATGATTGGAGAAGCTACACCAGATAACTACGAAAAAGTAAGTGCTATAGACACAGAAGGAAAAGTTGCCATTCCTGAAGACGCAAAAGTAATTAATAATCAACTTACTCAAAGTGCGATTTTAAACCAAATAAATAGCTATATTGAATCGCTTTCTTCATCTTGAAGAGATATTCTTTTAGAAAAAGAAGACTTTCCTAAATATGCAAAAGATGAAGAAGTTTTCAAGGTCTTAGATGACAATGCAAAATTAGATTTAAATGTACCTAAAGGTTTTGAAACTTGGGATGCTTATTTCTTATCAGTTCTTAATAAGAGAACGATGAAATTCGACATTGAGAAAAACCAAGAATTCAATGAAGTTGAAGAACCAACTCTTCCAATCTTGCCTGAAGAAAAAATCGAAGAAGACCCAATTGTAGTTTCAGTTGCTGAAGAAAACGTTCCTAGACTTTCTCCGATACTTACAGGTGACTACATCAACGCTTCAAATGCAGAATTAATTAGTTTAGTAAATTCGCAAAATGCTAAATTCAATAATGAAGCAGTTTTCTTCTTTAATCCATTATTAAAATTACTTAAATACAACGTTACAGGTTTAAGAGAAGAAGATGGTAAGTTAATTGCAACAATTACTTTAACAAATACATCAGATGAGAAACAAACATCTTACGAACGTGAAGTGACTAGATATTCAGATTCACAATATGCACAATCAATGCAAGTTGTAAATAATGCAATTGAATCATCAATGTTAGGTTACTATGATGCACTTGGAATTACCAAAGATTTAGTTTTTGAAAAACTTGGAAACAGAAAACTTCAAGAAATTGTCTTTGACCAAATCTTTGTTGCAGTAAAAATTATTAACAATCAACAATTCTCAAACATCATAAATGATGCAGTTGAATACTACAAGGATGTAACTTTTAAAAACGATAAAGGTGATTTAATCAACTTATCATTATCAGAAGACTCAAAAGATGCATTCACTAACTCTATTCACGCACAAACAATTAAAGGAAGAACTTACTTTAATTTATTAACAAGTGCATATAAAGACTTATATAGTGAGTTTTCAAAACAAATTTCAGTACCTGAAATTAAATCAGTTATTGAAGCTAACTTAAATTCCTTTAATTTCACATTTAGTGATGTTAATGAAGCGCTATCAACTTTAAGAGACTTAATTTTAGACTTAGACAGAATTGAACAAGTAAGCACATTTAAAAATCAACAATTTCAAACTTTCAACGTAAAGTTAGAACAAGTACAAAAACAATTCATTAATTTAGGTATCGTAACTCAAAATAAAAACATCACTAATGAAAGCGAAAACATCAGAGCGCAATACCAAAAAGCTTACAATGAATTGATTCTTAAAGAAAATTTACAATCAACAAAAAACACAAACATTGTTTTAATTACAATCGGTACACTTATTACACTTTTATTAATTGGAACAATAATTATTAGCAGTTTAAACAAAAACAAAGCTAATTTAAAGTAA
- a CDS encoding MSC_0619 family F1-like ATPase alpha subunit, with amino-acid sequence MENKLYISAIYDYVVEISGQTNYKQNEIYHLKDNKDALLMVISATEDRAFCLIKQNPEEYKIGAEVIRAKVDTKVKTAKNYFGKIIDINSGILFPEVTKEKFEFYEQSSEIFNVNNNLMSYMPLDEQLKTGYSVIDLLIPVGKGQRELIIGDRKTGKTFIALNTIINQKDKNVKCIYVAIGQKQSEIASVYNLLKEHGADEYTIILTANSDKPYEQYLAPYIAMAHAENVSYEDDVLIVFDDLTKHANIFREIALLINKPVGKEAFPGDMFYAHARLLERSGKFHNRKSITALPIIQTVDNDITSLIASNVISITDGQIVTNSELFALNKYPAIDVNLSVSRIGSGVQNKLMNQSAKIVGKLYKSFKKQAKLLAVKYDLNDDINSLMLGGIQIEKMFNQKGVSSYDEKDIYLISRIIQWNLLNNLSDLQINQAIKFIIEYEKSNATCKKVVEDLINDTTKDPELVKNYFAFLLNKYSNKFNLQWQLPAAKEFLTTDEKLMEQIHNKIKNELKGSK; translated from the coding sequence ATGGAAAATAAATTATACATATCAGCCATTTATGACTATGTTGTTGAAATAAGTGGCCAAACAAATTACAAACAAAATGAAATTTACCATTTAAAAGATAACAAAGATGCTTTATTGATGGTAATTTCAGCAACAGAAGATCGTGCTTTTTGTTTAATTAAACAAAATCCTGAAGAATATAAAATTGGTGCAGAAGTAATTAGAGCTAAAGTTGATACAAAAGTTAAAACTGCAAAAAACTACTTCGGAAAAATCATTGACATTAACAGTGGCATTTTATTCCCTGAAGTTACTAAAGAAAAATTTGAATTCTATGAGCAATCTTCAGAAATCTTTAACGTTAATAACAACTTAATGTCTTATATGCCTCTTGATGAGCAATTAAAAACAGGTTACTCAGTAATTGACTTGCTTATTCCTGTTGGAAAAGGACAAAGAGAACTTATTATTGGTGATAGAAAAACTGGTAAAACATTTATTGCCTTAAACACAATCATTAACCAAAAAGACAAAAATGTTAAATGTATTTATGTTGCAATCGGACAAAAACAAAGCGAAATTGCAAGTGTTTACAATTTACTTAAAGAGCATGGTGCTGATGAATACACAATCATCTTAACTGCAAACAGTGATAAACCATATGAACAATATTTAGCTCCATATATTGCTATGGCTCACGCTGAAAATGTTTCTTATGAAGATGATGTTTTAATTGTGTTTGATGACTTAACAAAACATGCAAACATTTTCAGAGAAATTGCTTTATTAATCAACAAACCAGTTGGTAAAGAAGCATTCCCAGGTGATATGTTCTATGCACACGCTAGATTACTTGAAAGAAGCGGTAAATTCCACAATAGAAAATCAATTACTGCTCTTCCAATTATTCAAACAGTTGATAACGATATTACATCTTTAATTGCATCAAACGTTATTTCAATTACAGATGGTCAAATTGTTACAAACTCAGAATTATTTGCGCTTAACAAATATCCAGCTATCGATGTTAACTTATCAGTTTCACGTATTGGTAGTGGAGTTCAAAACAAATTAATGAACCAAAGTGCAAAAATTGTTGGTAAGTTATATAAATCATTCAAAAAACAAGCTAAACTACTTGCTGTTAAATACGACCTTAATGATGACATTAATTCACTTATGTTAGGAGGAATCCAAATTGAAAAAATGTTTAATCAAAAAGGTGTTTCATCATACGATGAAAAAGACATTTACTTAATTTCACGTATCATTCAATGAAACTTATTAAATAACTTATCTGATTTGCAAATTAATCAAGCAATCAAATTCATTATTGAATACGAAAAATCTAATGCAACTTGCAAGAAAGTTGTCGAAGATTTAATTAACGATACAACTAAAGATCCTGAATTAGTTAAAAACTACTTCGCATTCTTACTTAACAAATATTCAAATAAATTCAATCTACAATGACAATTACCTGCTGCTAAAGAATTCTTAACTACTGATGAAAAACTAATGGAACAAATTCACAACAAAATCAAAAACGAATTAAAAGGAAGTAAATAA
- a CDS encoding MSC_0618 family F1-like ATPase beta subunit, translated as MSAKITKLWSDVIEIQFKNEKLPAINSLLKSDNGSYLLVKRILNENTLLAVIVDLKDNLSINDKIEKLNHSFMVPVGNEAKGHIYDVLGNNLSSPKTKVTKTVEMDSTIITNTNYEKRAKLLTTGIKAIDFFVPILDGDKIGIFGGAGVGKTVLMKEIIFNLSKQKTNTSAIFIGSGERSREAIELYNDLTESNLMQNSTMYISRMNENPGSRMSIVPVGITAAEYLRDNNKENVLLFIDNIFRFLQAGNEVAASLDKKPSIGGYQATLNTEISQAEERLYTNENGSITSFQTVFLPMDDLSDPSAVAVFNHLNSSLVLSREISAKNIFPAFDPLVSSSNNVNPEIIGSKHYQAILDTKYILQRYKEIEDVMLILGFDELDDESKTIVKKALQLQNFFSQNFFMTEHFTLRKGVFVPLDQTVDSVVRIIKGEFIDVNPEKFAYIGSVNDLKK; from the coding sequence ATGAGCGCTAAAATAACAAAATTATGAAGTGACGTAATTGAAATTCAATTCAAAAATGAAAAATTACCAGCTATTAATTCACTTCTTAAAAGTGACAATGGTTCATATTTATTAGTTAAAAGAATTCTTAATGAAAATACTTTATTAGCAGTTATTGTAGACTTAAAAGATAACTTATCAATCAATGATAAGATTGAAAAATTAAACCATTCATTTATGGTTCCTGTAGGAAATGAAGCAAAAGGACACATTTACGATGTGCTTGGAAATAACTTAAGCTCTCCTAAAACAAAAGTTACAAAAACAGTTGAAATGGATTCAACAATTATAACAAACACAAACTACGAAAAAAGAGCAAAGCTTTTAACAACAGGTATTAAAGCTATTGACTTTTTCGTTCCTATTTTAGATGGAGATAAAATCGGTATCTTTGGTGGAGCCGGAGTTGGTAAAACTGTTTTAATGAAGGAAATTATTTTCAACCTCTCAAAACAAAAAACTAACACATCAGCTATCTTCATTGGTTCAGGAGAACGTTCAAGAGAAGCTATTGAGTTATACAATGATTTAACTGAATCTAACTTAATGCAAAATTCAACAATGTACATTTCAAGAATGAACGAAAACCCAGGTTCAAGAATGAGTATTGTTCCAGTTGGAATTACTGCTGCTGAATACTTAAGAGATAACAATAAAGAAAACGTTTTATTATTCATTGACAACATTTTCCGTTTCTTACAAGCTGGAAATGAAGTTGCTGCATCACTTGATAAAAAACCATCAATTGGTGGATATCAAGCAACTTTAAACACTGAAATTTCACAAGCTGAAGAAAGACTTTATACAAATGAAAATGGTTCAATTACATCATTCCAAACAGTTTTCTTACCAATGGATGATTTATCTGACCCATCAGCTGTTGCTGTATTTAACCACTTAAACTCTTCACTTGTGCTTTCACGTGAAATTAGTGCTAAAAACATTTTCCCTGCTTTTGATCCGTTGGTTTCTTCATCAAACAACGTAAATCCTGAAATTATTGGTTCAAAGCATTATCAAGCTATTTTAGACACAAAATACATCTTACAAAGATATAAAGAAATTGAAGATGTTATGCTTATTTTAGGATTTGATGAGTTAGATGACGAATCAAAAACAATCGTTAAAAAAGCATTACAGTTACAAAACTTCTTCTCACAAAACTTCTTTATGACTGAACATTTCACATTAAGAAAAGGGGTTTTTGTTCCTTTAGATCAAACTGTAGATTCAGTTGTTAGAATTATTAAGGGTGAATTTATTGATGTAAATCCAGAAAAATTCGCTTACATTGGTTCAGTAAACGACCTTAAAAAATAA
- a CDS encoding IS3 family transposase: protein MGRVGNSLDNREVEYFFSNIKSECLNFVNYKTICFDKLKNIIKDYIEWYNNERFQSVLNWKTPQQSWDALIFYKLSIRLVLVYQRYGRSLL, encoded by the coding sequence ATGGGTAGGGTTGGGAATTCATTAGATAATAGGGAAGTTGAATATTTCTTTTCAAACATCAAATCTGAGTGTTTAAACTTTGTAAATTACAAAACAATTTGCTTTGATAAACTTAAAAACATTATTAAAGATTACATCGAATGATATAACAATGAAAGATTTCAATCTGTGTTAAATTGAAAAACACCTCAACAATCTTGAGATGCTTTGATTTTTTATAAATTGTCTATAAGACTTGTCCTAGTTTATCAAAGATATGGCCGTTCTTTATTGTAG
- a CDS encoding ABC transporter ATP-binding protein, which translates to MSDLSDEQKEIAQDLQANEQVKVFKTLKQLLSYFCRSKEILFVALLFSLLNSIFYIIGSFLIGIIVQIFFEPYLNSQITYPDKFNLTNFILMLSALTLTFILYGICRYVEQRLYIKLSFEAGATLRKELLEKILKMPVSFYDKNKTGDLISTLIVDVNNTANSLFQMMTQVVTSIFNICITIIVLMLVSSLLTLIVLPVTLILFGLVFLLIKKSHPYFVKVQNSFGRLNAFVEEMLTNTKVTNSFDRQAYVYSELEKITYDIRKSAYKGDVIAKSFDIWYTLIANFVILLISGLAAIFYFKQIPVWNLIGLGVDKNGNATPAFIILFISLNWNFMGPFQNILSSAFNAQIGIASSSRIFKLLEIAEPDTSNQTIDINSIKGHVQFDNVYFKYNPDKLEYQLKAASFDIKPGQVVAIVGPTGAGKTTIISLLSKYYDYTKGSIKIDGNELRNIKTDKLRDHMTIVLQDSFLFNESIKDNLKMTNPNATDEQIIQAAEMTHAHHFIMNMPQGYDTMIENNGANLSQGQRQLLSLTRAILSNKNLLILDEATSNIDSATEQIVQKAMWELMKNKTTFVIAHRLSTIKNADVIIVVNNGLIIEKGTHKELLDKKGFYHQLYTSQFEFEN; encoded by the coding sequence ATGTCTGATTTAAGCGATGAACAAAAAGAAATAGCTCAAGATTTACAAGCTAATGAGCAAGTTAAAGTGTTTAAAACACTTAAACAATTACTTTCGTACTTTTGCAGAAGTAAAGAAATATTATTTGTTGCTCTTTTATTTTCATTACTCAACTCTATTTTCTATATCATTGGTAGTTTCTTAATCGGAATAATCGTACAAATCTTCTTTGAACCTTACCTTAATTCACAAATAACTTACCCTGATAAATTTAATTTAACTAACTTTATATTAATGCTATCTGCACTTACACTTACTTTTATCTTGTACGGTATTTGTAGATATGTAGAACAAAGGTTATATATCAAACTATCTTTTGAAGCTGGTGCAACACTTAGAAAAGAACTGCTTGAAAAGATATTAAAAATGCCTGTTAGTTTTTATGATAAAAACAAAACAGGAGACTTGATATCAACTTTAATTGTTGATGTTAACAATACAGCTAACTCATTATTCCAAATGATGACGCAAGTTGTAACAAGTATATTCAACATTTGCATAACAATCATTGTACTTATGTTAGTTTCATCACTTCTTACATTAATTGTTTTACCTGTTACACTGATTTTATTTGGATTAGTTTTCTTACTAATTAAAAAATCACATCCTTACTTTGTTAAGGTGCAAAACTCATTTGGGAGACTTAACGCTTTTGTCGAAGAAATGTTAACAAATACAAAAGTAACTAACTCATTTGATAGACAAGCATATGTTTATAGTGAACTTGAAAAAATCACATACGATATTAGAAAAAGTGCTTACAAAGGTGATGTAATTGCTAAATCATTTGATATCTGATATACACTTATAGCAAACTTTGTTATCTTGCTTATCTCAGGTCTTGCTGCAATCTTTTATTTCAAACAAATACCTGTTTGAAACTTAATTGGACTTGGAGTTGACAAAAACGGAAATGCAACACCTGCATTTATTATCTTATTTATTTCCCTTAACTGAAACTTTATGGGACCGTTCCAAAACATCTTATCAAGTGCGTTTAATGCACAAATTGGAATTGCATCTTCATCAAGAATTTTCAAGCTTTTAGAAATTGCTGAACCTGATACATCAAATCAAACAATTGATATTAACTCAATTAAAGGACACGTTCAATTTGATAATGTATATTTCAAATACAATCCAGATAAGTTAGAATATCAACTAAAAGCAGCTTCATTCGATATCAAACCAGGTCAAGTTGTTGCAATTGTTGGTCCAACTGGTGCTGGTAAAACTACAATTATTTCTCTTTTATCCAAATATTATGATTACACTAAGGGTTCAATTAAAATTGATGGAAATGAACTTAGAAACATCAAAACAGATAAATTAAGAGATCATATGACAATTGTGCTTCAAGATTCATTCTTATTTAATGAATCAATTAAAGATAACCTTAAAATGACGAATCCAAATGCAACTGATGAACAAATCATTCAAGCTGCTGAAATGACACATGCTCATCATTTTATTATGAATATGCCTCAAGGTTATGATACAATGATCGAAAACAATGGTGCTAACTTATCACAAGGTCAAAGACAACTTCTTTCATTGACTAGAGCAATTCTTTCGAATAAAAACTTACTTATTTTAGATGAGGCCACTTCAAACATTGATTCAGCAACAGAACAAATTGTTCAAAAAGCTATGTGAGAGTTAATGAAAAATAAAACAACATTTGTTATTGCCCACCGTTTAAGCACAATTAAAAATGCTGATGTTATTATAGTTGTTAATAATGGACTTATTATTGAAAAAGGAACTCACAAAGAGTTATTAGATAAAAAAGGTTTCTACCATCAACTATATACATCACAATTTGAATTCGAAAATTAA
- a CDS encoding ABC transporter ATP-binding protein, whose amino-acid sequence MYKMFKILPFNIKMRFFIGIIIVILNVACTMILPIVLSQFLPLLTKGSQETYMITIFKNLQLYKSSSWTNAFVFLLISILVLLALTAITAIASTMIIIGAGERASNFYRNALFAKYQKLSLKDISNLTTESLITRINDDVAVFWDFLVGASTSLVKAPLFIIVGLVFAFATDLEFTYSILAVIPLLLFIMVFIFIKVNPKLKQNRKNLDAITKEVDETVNGARFIKANNLQEQQKRKFNHANNQWVKTEKNIFKFFAIGTPAFFGIVNFIVVLIYAIGKVKLDQNPSINGEFIAKINVFIEYEFVIAGGIILFSQFLGSMFRAKISSGRIVQVLDAKYDDLFVPNGKIISQTNDATDYSVEFKNVNFKYFDTAEDYAIKNINFKIPGGKTLGIIGPTGSGKSTIVNLLVNNMKYTQENGNILINGIEVRDINTHNLHKNVAIVYQDALLYSGTIKSNVLFAKPNATNEELQKALVASCARNFIQTFEDRENHKVEQKGKNLSGGQKQRISIARSLIIDPKILILDDSTSALDNLTTKQLIKNIKENYSCTTIIISQKINSIKHADNILVLEDGKILDQGTHEQLLKSCQWYKDVATNQLDQ is encoded by the coding sequence ATGTATAAGATGTTTAAAATTTTGCCATTTAACATTAAAATGAGATTTTTCATTGGTATCATCATTGTTATTTTAAATGTTGCTTGCACAATGATTTTGCCAATTGTGCTTAGTCAATTCTTACCTTTACTTACAAAAGGTAGTCAAGAAACATACATGATTACAATTTTTAAGAACTTACAATTGTATAAATCATCAAGCTGAACTAATGCATTTGTATTCTTATTAATTTCAATCTTAGTATTACTTGCACTTACAGCAATAACTGCTATAGCTTCAACTATGATAATCATCGGAGCTGGCGAGAGAGCTTCGAACTTTTATAGAAATGCTTTATTTGCTAAATATCAAAAACTTAGTCTTAAAGATATTTCTAATTTAACAACCGAAAGTTTAATAACAAGAATTAATGATGATGTTGCTGTATTTTGAGATTTCTTAGTGGGTGCATCAACATCACTTGTTAAAGCGCCATTATTTATCATTGTTGGATTAGTATTTGCTTTTGCAACAGATTTAGAATTCACTTACTCGATTTTAGCAGTTATACCTTTACTTCTTTTTATTATGGTATTTATATTCATTAAGGTAAACCCTAAGCTTAAACAAAACAGAAAAAATCTTGATGCAATTACAAAAGAAGTTGACGAAACTGTAAATGGTGCTAGATTTATAAAAGCAAATAATTTACAAGAACAACAAAAAAGAAAATTCAATCACGCTAATAATCAATGAGTAAAAACTGAAAAGAATATTTTTAAATTCTTTGCAATCGGAACACCTGCATTCTTTGGGATTGTTAACTTTATTGTTGTCTTAATTTACGCAATAGGAAAAGTTAAATTAGATCAAAATCCAAGCATTAATGGTGAGTTTATCGCAAAGATTAATGTGTTCATCGAATATGAATTTGTTATAGCTGGTGGAATTATTTTATTCTCACAATTCTTAGGTTCTATGTTTAGAGCAAAAATTAGTTCAGGTAGAATTGTTCAAGTCTTAGATGCTAAATATGATGATTTATTTGTTCCAAATGGAAAAATAATTTCACAAACTAATGATGCAACAGATTATTCTGTTGAATTTAAAAATGTTAACTTCAAATACTTTGATACAGCTGAAGATTATGCAATTAAAAACATTAACTTCAAAATTCCAGGTGGTAAAACTTTAGGAATTATCGGACCAACTGGTTCAGGTAAAAGTACAATTGTTAACTTACTTGTTAACAATATGAAATACACTCAAGAAAACGGAAATATCTTAATTAATGGTATTGAAGTCAGGGACATCAACACACATAACTTACACAAGAATGTAGCTATTGTTTACCAAGATGCACTTTTATATTCAGGAACAATTAAATCAAACGTTTTATTCGCTAAACCTAATGCAACTAATGAAGAACTTCAAAAAGCTCTTGTAGCATCTTGTGCAAGAAACTTTATTCAGACATTCGAGGATAGAGAAAATCACAAAGTCGAACAAAAAGGTAAAAACTTAAGTGGTGGTCAAAAGCAAAGAATCTCAATTGCAAGAAGTTTGATTATTGACCCTAAAATCTTAATTTTAGATGACTCAACTTCTGCTCTTGATAACTTAACCACAAAGCAACTTATTAAAAATATTAAAGAAAATTACTCTTGTACAACAATTATTATTTCTCAGAAAATTAACTCAATCAAACATGCTGATAATATTTTAGTTCTTGAAGATGGAAAAATTCTTGACCAAGGAACTCACGAACAATTACTTAAATCTTGTCAATGATATAAAGATGTAGCAACTAACCAATTAGATCAATAG
- a CDS encoding MAGa3780 family membrane protein, which yields MKIIKTTKENFSSLTTRQKISLFLAIGIVFVVILATLINWHLTSTRISQELTTLSDEAKSEILNRSSIHGYKMLQSFWRVNLTFTWLSNTFLAISAVIFALKMKNHKVQQTFFLSIIYISITFLIYWTLIFVPELKEFKPLYFFNTFIIHAVSPILGFVILIINSKEIQISKKTVYLSVITMLGYYFFALITFFMSTPIYDQFKDVKLKNVNRLTKELDMTIYGFLNFREPLFYKGGNVAIVCLLNFVIFGVGFVLTPSIGYLWVKALRIKFATKKSQKVDWIRR from the coding sequence ATGAAAATAATTAAAACAACAAAAGAGAATTTTTCCTCTCTAACAACAAGACAAAAAATATCATTGTTTTTAGCAATTGGTATTGTATTTGTTGTCATATTAGCAACGCTAATAAACTGACATTTAACTTCAACAAGAATTTCACAAGAATTAACAACTTTATCAGATGAAGCTAAATCTGAAATCCTAAATAGATCAAGTATTCACGGTTACAAAATGCTTCAATCATTTTGAAGAGTTAATTTAACATTTACGTGACTTAGTAATACATTTTTAGCAATATCTGCAGTTATATTTGCATTAAAAATGAAAAATCATAAAGTACAACAAACTTTCTTCTTGTCAATTATTTACATTTCAATTACATTCTTAATATATTGAACATTAATCTTTGTGCCTGAATTAAAAGAATTTAAACCACTTTACTTTTTTAACACATTCATAATTCACGCAGTGTCACCAATTTTAGGATTTGTGATTTTAATCATAAATAGTAAAGAAATTCAAATTTCAAAGAAAACTGTTTATTTAAGTGTTATAACAATGTTAGGTTACTACTTCTTTGCTTTAATCACATTCTTCATGTCAACACCAATTTATGATCAATTTAAAGATGTTAAGCTTAAGAATGTAAATAGATTGACAAAAGAACTTGATATGACTATATATGGTTTCTTAAACTTCCGTGAACCTTTATTTTATAAAGGTGGAAATGTAGCGATTGTGTGTCTGTTAAACTTTGTTATTTTTGGAGTCGGATTTGTTTTAACTCCATCAATCGGCTATTTATGAGTGAAAGCATTGAGAATTAAATTTGCAACTAAAAAATCTCAAAAAGTAGATTGAATTAGACGTTAA
- a CDS encoding phosphopentomutase, whose product MAKFKRVFMIVTDGLGIGPDKDQKRFGDDGANSIRSASMVDEFKIDTWRKLGIGNITDLNGDYRQKNQMGYVAKIQEVSNAKDTLAGHWEMMGIKTLVPFPTFAENGFPQELIDELSKAFDGRPIVGNKAASGTDIINELAHEEKERGAIIVYTSNDSVLQICAHEEWTGLDNLYKYAKAAREICSSRPEWNVGRIIARPYIGEEGNYTRTFNRHDYANQPREMILNELQKAGVEVISIGKINDIFVGQGISRHIPSGSDEKGMDATIELAMQDGENQFIFTNLVQFDSHFGHRRNVRGYAQNIADLDVKLGKLINVLKEDDLLIMTSDHGNDPLYPGFNHTREYLPLTVYSKSFKSPKVLPVLEGLGTTGNIVARNFGVDIVTETGEDIFDKLV is encoded by the coding sequence ATGGCTAAATTTAAACGTGTTTTTATGATTGTTACAGATGGTTTAGGAATCGGACCAGATAAAGATCAAAAACGTTTTGGAGATGATGGTGCAAACTCAATTAGATCTGCATCAATGGTTGATGAATTTAAAATTGACACTTGAAGAAAATTAGGTATTGGAAACATTACAGATTTAAATGGTGACTACAGACAAAAAAACCAAATGGGTTATGTTGCTAAAATCCAAGAAGTTTCAAATGCTAAAGATACATTAGCAGGACACTGAGAAATGATGGGAATTAAAACATTAGTTCCATTCCCTACATTTGCAGAAAACGGATTCCCACAAGAATTAATCGACGAATTATCAAAAGCATTTGATGGACGTCCAATTGTCGGAAACAAAGCTGCATCAGGAACAGATATTATTAATGAATTAGCACATGAAGAAAAAGAACGTGGAGCAATCATTGTTTATACATCAAATGACTCAGTTCTTCAAATTTGTGCTCATGAAGAATGAACAGGTTTAGATAACTTATACAAATATGCAAAAGCTGCACGTGAAATTTGTTCATCACGTCCAGAATGAAACGTAGGTAGAATCATTGCTCGTCCATACATTGGAGAAGAGGGTAACTACACAAGAACATTCAACAGACATGACTATGCAAACCAACCACGTGAAATGATTTTAAATGAATTACAAAAAGCAGGTGTTGAAGTTATTTCTATCGGTAAAATTAACGACATTTTCGTTGGACAAGGTATCTCAAGACACATTCCATCTGGTTCAGATGAAAAAGGAATGGATGCTACAATTGAATTAGCTATGCAAGATGGAGAAAATCAATTTATCTTCACAAACTTAGTTCAATTCGACTCACACTTTGGACACAGAAGAAATGTTCGTGGATACGCACAAAACATTGCTGACTTAGACGTTAAATTAGGAAAATTAATCAACGTTCTTAAAGAAGATGATTTATTAATCATGACAAGTGACCACGGAAACGACCCTCTTTACCCTGGATTCAACCACACAAGAGAATACTTACCACTTACAGTTTACTCTAAATCATTCAAATCACCAAAAGTGTTACCAGTTCTTGAAGGGTTAGGAACAACAGGAAACATTGTTGCTAGAAACTTTGGTGTTGATATTGTTACTGAAACAGGTGAAGATATTTTCGACAAATTAGTATAG